Sequence from the Vigna radiata var. radiata cultivar VC1973A unplaced genomic scaffold, Vradiata_ver6 scaffold_1603, whole genome shotgun sequence genome:
CCATGGATAAGGCTCCAATGGTTCGGTTGCTTCCAGAAGAAACTCTAATGGAATCCTTGGCTTTGATCGCTCCATAGGTTCTGTGAAATGATAGTACGTCTCCGGTTCGGAACAGTAATCCTgtaaattttttacaataaaagagTCCTGATTATAAATGTACTGTTGCCATCGTTCATGGAATGCAATGGTGCTGCTTACCAAATTTGCATGCATCTTTTTCACGAAGGCTTTGAATACGTCAAAGTTTCTTTGCTTCATTAACTTGTCTGATAAACGGAGGTATGTCACGCCATACATTTTTAGTGCTGGATGGCCAAATTTGGCAATACCGTTCGGTCTAGCATTTGAAAGGATTTGGTCATAAGCTTCACGGTCATATCTTGCGAGTGCATTTTCTCCTGCAACTTCAATCTTCTCCGCCCAGCCGCCACTAAGAACCTGCAGGAGAATGAACGCACTGAATAAAACTATGCACGAAAAGATTATAAAATggttaattaaaagaaaacatatgcATTAGTAAATGCTATTTCATAATAAGAATTCATGCCCTATATTTTATGCAAGCAATACTATCTGGAACAATCAGAAGTAATATTGATGGCAACCCGTAAAGGGACTTCCACGAAGCatcaactacaactaa
This genomic interval carries:
- the LOC106780752 gene encoding beta-amylase-like; the encoded protein is LTAGYYNLCDRDGYRPIARMLSRHNAILNFTCLEMRNNEQPIEAHSGAEELVKQVLSGGWAEKIEVAGENALARYDREAYDQILSNARPNGIAKFGHPALKMYGVTYLRLSDKLMKQRNFDVFKAFVKKMHANLDYCSEPETYYHFTEPMERSKPRIPLEFLLEATEPLEPY